TACCGTTATTAAACACCAAAATATGGTTGTTTGCTTGTCATATATCTCTATTCTGTTGTTAATGTCCTTAGTTCCGTATCTCACGGACAAGATTAATTATACCTTAGAAATTAAAATATGTCAACATATTTTTTTATTATTTTTACGAATTTATAGTTTTTCTTTATTTTTCAATACTTTCTATTTTTAATTTTTATTTATAATATAATTTAATCTTAATAAAGACCATATTTTATTTTTAAAATATAGTCTTTAATTTATCTCTATTCTATTATAACTGCTCTTTCTTTTAATATTTCTGGTAACTCAATTCCTAATTCATTCATAGAATTTTTATTAATTAATAAAACTGTATTTTCTAATGTTTCAATTGGTATATCATTAGGTTTTTTCCCATTTAATATTTCTATAGCCATTTTACCTGCTTGATATCCTGAATTTTTATAACTGATAGTTTCTGTTGCTAGTGCCCCTTGTTTCACTTGATCTTCTATACAACCTATAACTGGAATCATATTTTCTTTTGCTTTTGATAATACAAGAGGTGTAGCAGCTACTATTAAATTATCTGTTGGAGTATAAAGAACATCAACTTCTTTTAAAATTATATCTAGTGCTTGACCTATTTCATTTATATTTGTTATCCCTTTTTCTACAATTTCATACCCATATTTATTAGCTTCTTGTTTTAATATATCTACTAATACCAAAGAATTTTCTTCACTAGTATTATATACAACACCTATTTTTTTAGCATTTGGTAATAAAGCATTTATAAGTTCTATCTGCTTTCCTACTGGAGCCATATCACTAACTCCTGTTACATTATTTCCTGTAAGTCCTGCAGATATTGGATCTGTTACAGCAGCCACAATTATAGGTATTTCTTTTGTTGCATTATATACAGCTTGAGAAGATGGTGTTGATATTGCTAAAATTAAATCTTTCTTATCTTGAACATATGAATTTGCTATAGTTTGCGCAGTTCCAAAATCTCCTTGGGCATTTTGATAATCTATTTCAACTTTACTTTCATCATATCCTTTTTCTTTCAAGCATTCTTTAAAACCTATTACAACTTCATCTAAAGCTGCATGTTCTATTATTTGAGTTATTCCTATTTTTATCTTTTCTTCTTTTTTTTCTTCACATCCAACTAATATTCCTAATATTGATAAAACTAATAATATTTTTTTCATTTTTATTTCCTCCTAAAATTAAAAATCTATTTTATAAAATAATAATAACATATTTTAATTTTAGTTTATAGATAACAGTTTTTTTATTTTTTTGTTCTTTTTTATTGTTAAATTTATCTGTTATTCACTTATTTTTACAATAATTAAAATAATTAAAGCAATTAAAATTGTTCGATATTTATTTGCTTTTATATTTTTTTAAATTTTTATAAAAAATAACTCGATGAAAAACATACTTTTTTAGTGTATAATAACTCATAAATAATAATTTTATTTTTCATATTACTCCTAAATACTTTAAAATAATTAGAAGATATAGTATTTATTCTAAAAATAATAAAACTAAAAAAATTAAAATTCTCAGATTTAATTTCTTCAGAAAAAACTTTCTTGTATATAAATGATATATAGAAATTTTAAATAGAATCTACTCTCTTATTCTAAATATGGAACTTCTTTGATTTTAATAGGATTTTATACTCCTAAATATACTTTTTATTATGTTTTTCTTTAATCATTTAGCGCTTAATAACTTTCACAAACATAACCTTAATTTGTATTTTTTATAATTTAAAAATTTTTATATTAT
This DNA window, taken from Fusobacterium perfoetens ATCC 29250, encodes the following:
- a CDS encoding ABC transporter substrate-binding protein, with protein sequence MKKILLVLSILGILVGCEEKKEEKIKIGITQIIEHAALDEVVIGFKECLKEKGYDESKVEIDYQNAQGDFGTAQTIANSYVQDKKDLILAISTPSSQAVYNATKEIPIIVAAVTDPISAGLTGNNVTGVSDMAPVGKQIELINALLPNAKKIGVVYNTSEENSLVLVDILKQEANKYGYEIVEKGITNINEIGQALDIILKEVDVLYTPTDNLIVAATPLVLSKAKENMIPVIGCIEDQVKQGALATETISYKNSGYQAGKMAIEILNGKKPNDIPIETLENTVLLINKNSMNELGIELPEILKERAVIIE